One Setaria viridis chromosome 3, Setaria_viridis_v4.0, whole genome shotgun sequence DNA window includes the following coding sequences:
- the LOC117848096 gene encoding uncharacterized protein → MDGRSCCLESVPVVTSGDDSPTSAAHTGLPLPIEKRCASVDKTCEATEFGNGLLETKICTCFSKSISLEVNKGLQKCATFPPSSGKAQQEDHSCCHEDDGHTVAPAYERSVSLPPTLKLISALKGGREKNGMTSPTENRHVKWAPDVYDPPVTSVCHSVNSSYQRRSKSRKEKNKQKKKQKQKGKSKKNHQNSIQSSSAMEVSDHGSKGVSTTGGKSSVDDHEDIIMDYSMGNQEAKCGSSFLRESVAKMHFSTAEAS, encoded by the exons ATGGACGGTCGTTCCTGCTGTCTCGAGAGCGTGCCAGTAGTGACATCTGGCGATGACTCTCCTACCAGCGCTGCCCACACTGGTCTACCGCTTCCAATAGAGAAGCGCTGCGCTTCGGTTGATAAGACCTGTGAAGCCACAGAGTTTGGGAATGGTTTGCTGGAGACCAAGATATGTACGTGTTTCTCCAAGTCAATCAGTTTGGAGGTGAATAAAGGCCTCCAGAAATGTGCGACTTTCCCTCCCTCTTCTGGCAAGGCTCAGCAGGAGGATCATTCATGCTGCCATGAAGATGATGGGCACACGGTTGCCCCTGCTTATGAGCGCTCGGTGTCTTTACCT CCGACTTTGAAGCTCATCTCTGCTTTGAAAGGAGGCCGCGAAAAGAATGGAATGACATCACCAACTGAAAATCGCCACGTCAAATGGGCCCCTGACGTGTATGACCCCCCTGTGACGTCGGTATGCCATTCAGTGAATAGCAGTTATCAGCGACGGTCTAAATCCCGCaaggagaagaacaagcagaagaagaaacagaagcAGAAGGGGAAGTCCAAGAAAAATCACCAGAATTCTATACAGAGTTCGTCTGCAATGGAGGTTTCTGATCATGG GTCGAAAGGTGTTAGCACCACTGGTGGTAAGTCTTCAGTAGATGATCACGAGGATATAATAATGGATTACAGCATGGGCAATCAGGAAGCCAAATGTGGAAGCAGCTTCCTGCGTGAATCTGTTGCTAAAATGCATTTCTCGACTGCTGAAGCTTCCTGA
- the LOC117849718 gene encoding ACT domain-containing protein ACR9: MPVGEVAARPGGGVGGMVLGGGAAAAAVGGDDAVVMQLAAAEGEETVVTVNCPDQAGLGCDLCRTILEFGLRITRGDVSTDGHWCFVVFWVMPRSSTIKIRWASLKNRLMSMCPSSYSIPFYPNISQPGPSKFYLLKLLSPDRKGLLHDVTHILSELELLIHRVKVSTTPDGRVVDLFFITDGMELLHTKERQDETCSTLIATLGPSISCEVLSAEGFQQGFSSLPPKIAEELFRVELADSEICSSSLSAELKRVQTATINFDNALSPAHTLVQIICPDQKGLTYDILRTMKDCNIQIFYGRFRSDKKGSGNKGCREVDLFVKQVDGKKVIDPEKQEVLRSRLRSEMLHPLRVMIVSRGPDTELLVANPVELSGKGRPRVFYDATLALKALGICIFSAEIGRQSASERQWEVYRFLLDDSKEFPLANSPTNRNRVVDRVRKTLMGCYN; the protein is encoded by the exons ATGCCGgtaggggaggtggcggcgcggccaggAGGGGGAGTGGGTGGGAtggtgctgggcggcggcgcggccgcggcggcggtgggaggggaTGACGCCGTCGTCatgcagctcgccgccgcggagggggaggagaccGTCGTCACCGTCAACTGCCCCGACCAGGCCGGCCTCGGCTGCGACCTCTGCCGCACCATCCTCGAGTTCGGCCTCCGCATCACCCGCGGCG ATGTATCCACTGACGGCCACTGGTGTTTCGTGGTCTTCTGGGTCATGCCCCGCTCATCGACCATCAAAATCCGGTGGGCGAGCCTCAAGAACCGCCTCATGTCCATGTGCCCTTCCTCATATTCCATCCCGTTCTACCCCAACATCAGCCAGCCAGGCCCCTCCAAGTTCTACCTCCTCAAGCTCTTGTCACCTGACCGCAAAGGGTTGTTACATG ATGTGACGCATATACTATCGGAGCTGGAGCTTTTAATCCACAGAGTGAAGGTGTCAACCACGCCTGATGGAAGAGTTGTGGATCTCTTCTTTATCACAGACGGAAT GGAACTGTTGCACACAAAGGAAAGGCAAGACGAGACTTGCTCGACGCTGATTGCTACCTTGGGTCCTTCCATAAGCTGTGAGGTTCTATCCGCAGAAGGGTTCCAGCAAGGGTTCTCTTCTCTTCCACCAAAAATTGCTGAGGAACTATTCAGGGTGGAACTAGCTGACAGCGAGATCTGCTCAAGTTCGCTTAGTGCAGAGTTGAAAAGGGTTCAGACGGCCACAATTAACTTCGACAATGCCCTGAGCCCTGCCCACACACTGGTCCAAATTATTTGCCCTGATCAGAAGGGGCTCACTTATGACATCTTGAGAACAATGAAGGACTGCAACATTCAG ATATTTTATGGGCGATTCAGATCAGACAAGAAAGGGTCAGGTAATAAAGGTTGTCGAGAGGTTGATCTTTTTGTCAAACAAGTAGATGGCAAGAAGGTTATTGATCCTGAGAAACAGGAGGTTCTGAGGTCACGCCTGAGGTCTGAGATGCTCCATCCTCTTAGAGTGATGATCGTCAGCCGTGGACCTGACACAGAACTCCTTGTTGCTAACCCCGTTGAGCTATCCGGGAAGGGACGACCGCGCGTATTCTATGATGCTACTCTTGCTCTGAAAGCACTTGGAATCTGCATTTTCTCT GCTGAAATTGGGAGACAGTCAGCATCAGAGCGTCAATGGGAGGTCTACAGATTCCTCCTGGATGACAGCAAAGAATTCCCTCTGGCAAACAGTCCAACTAATAGGAACCGTGTTGTCGATAGGGTAAGAAAAACGCTGATGGGCTGTTACAACTAA
- the LOC117846872 gene encoding cation/H(+) antiporter 20 translates to MSSAASVSAADLAAVKTSSNGVWQGDDPLRFAFPLLILQALLILVLSRALAFLLRPLHQPKVIAEMVAGILLGPSALGRNGAYLRALFPPWSAPVLESVASLGLLFFLFLVGLELDLRSVRRSGRRAFAIAAAGISLPFACGVGVAFVLRRAIPGADQAGYAPFLVFMGVALSITAFPVLARILAELKLLTTPIGETALAAAAFNDVAAWVLLALAVAISGVSGRGPITSLWVLLCSAAFVAAWMAAVKPAMAWVARRADAAGEGGGGEAWVAVTLAGVLASGFATDLIGIHAIFGAFVFGLTVPKEGAFAGRVTARIEDLVSELLLPLYFASSGLKTDVATIRGGAAWGMLALVIGTACAGKIAGTFGVAMACGMSAREAVVLGVLMNTKGLVELIVLNIGRERKVLNEETFAILVLMALVTTFITTPTVMAIYKPARAAGRRRLHHRKLQGAVPSTASAPSSPSASAGGAGAGAKELRVLACIHGGQDVPALINLIETIRGHTQPRRLVKLYILRMIELTERTSSILMVRAARRNGLPFFRPRRAGEPHDQVDVAFDTYAQLGHVSVRAMAAVSALHTIHDDVAAVAEDKRVSLVVLPFHKRHTGHGDDEENLGPEWRAVNRRILREAPCSVAVLVDRGFGGGEQVSSEQVAHGVCVVFFGGPDDREALELAGRMAEHPGVHVTVVRFVDGKAGSEEQSEVTLRPSNTKNADRSYTFSTAIVDTRKEKELDEAAVAEFRQRMGSLVRFEERVVVGNMIEEVVSIGKSREYGLVVVGKGRLPSPMVAQLAVRPAEHPELGPIGDALASSCHGVMSSVLVVQQHDMSNADEVPVSVVVDGHAHDGEFAKDMAEP, encoded by the exons ATGTCGTCGGCGGCGTCGGTTTCCGCGGCGGACCTGGCGGCGGTGAAGACGTCCTCGAACGGGGTGTGGCAGGGCGACGACCCGCTCCGCTTCGCCTTCCCGCTGCTGATCCTGCAGGCGCTCCTCATCCTGGTCCTCAGCCGCGCGCtcgccttcctcctccgtcccctGCACCAGCCCAAGGTGATCGCGGAGATGGTGGCGGGCATCCTGCTCGGCCCCTCAGCCCTGGGCCGCAACGGCGCCTACCTCCGCGCGCTCTTCCCGCCCTGGAGCGCGCCCGTGCTGGAGTCCGTCGCCAGCCTcggcctcctcttcttcctcttcctcgttgGGCTCGAGCTCGACCTCCGCTCCGTCCGCCGCAGCGGCCGGCGCGccttcgccatcgccgccgcggggaTCTCGCTCCCCTTCGCGTGCGGGGTCGGCGTGGCCTTCGTGCTCCGCCGCGCCATCCCGGGCGCCGACCAGGCCGGGTACGCGCCGTTCCTCGTCTTCATGGGCGTCGCGCTCTCCATCACCGCGTTCCCGGTGCTCGCGCGCATCCTCGCCGAGCTCAAGCTCCTCACCACGCCCATCGGGGAGACCGcgctggcggcagcggcgttCAATGACGTCGCCGCCTGGGTGCTGCTCGCGCTGGCCGTCGCCATCTCCGGCGTCTCCGGACGCGGCCCCATCACGTCGCTGTGGGTGCTGCTGTGCAGCGCGGCGTTCGTGGCGGCGTGGATGGCGGCGGTGAAGCCGGCGATGGCGTGGGTGGCCCGGCGCGCGGACGCGgccggggagggcggcggcggggaggcgtgGGTGGCGGTGACGCTGGCGGGAGTGCTGGCGTCCGGGTTCGCGACGGACCTGATCGGGATCCACGCCATCTTCGGCGCCTTCGTCTTCGGGCTCACGGTGCCCAAGGAGGGCGCGTTCGCGGGGCGCGTGACGGCGCGCATCGAGGACCTCGTGTCGGAGCTCCTGCTGCCGCTCTACTTCGCCTCCAGCGGGTTGAAGACGGACGTGGCCACGatccggggcggcgcggcgtgggggATGCTGGCGCTGGTGATCGGCACCGCCTGCGCGGGCAAGATCGCGGGGACGTTCGGGGTGGCCATGGCGTGCGGGAtgtcggcgagggaggcggtggtgctCGGGGTGCTGATGAACACCAAGGGACTCGTCGAGCTCATCGTCCTCAACATCGGCAGGGAGCGCAAG GTTCTGAACGAGGAGACGTTCGCGATCCTGGTGCTCATGGCGCTGGTCACCACCTTCATCACCACGCCCACCGTCATGGCCATCTACaagcccgcgcgcgccgcgggccgccgccgcctccaccaccgcaagCTCCAGGGCGCCGTCCCCTCCACGGCGtcggcgccctcctccccgtcggcctccgccggcggcgccggcgccggcgccaaggaGCTGCGCGTGCTGGCCTGCATCCACGGCGGGCAGGACGTGCCGGCGCTGATCAACCTCATCGAGACCATCCGGGGCCACACGCAGCCGCGCCGCCTCGTCAAGCTCTACATCCTCCGCATGATCGAGCTCACGGAGCGCACCTCCTCCATCCTCAtggtgcgcgcggcgcgccggaACGGGCTCCCGTTcttccgcccgcgccgcgccggggaGCCCCACGACCAGGTCGACGTCGCCTTCGACACCTACGCGCAGCTCGGACACGTCAGTGtccgcgccatggccgccgtctCCGCGCTCCACACCATCcacgacgacgtcgccgccgtcgccgaggacaAGCGCGTCTCGCTCGTAGTGCTGCCGTTCCACAAGCGCCATACGGGGCACGGAGACGACGAAGAGAACCTCGGGCCGGAGTGGCGCGCTGTGAACCGGAGGATCCTGCGGGAGGCGCCATGCTCGGTCGCCGTCCTCGTCGAccgcggcttcggcggcggcgagcaggtcAGCTCGGAGCAGGTCGCGCACGGCGTCTGCGTCGTGTTCTTCGGCGGGCCCGACGACAgggaggcgctggagctcgCCGGGAGGATGGCCGAGCACCCCGGCGTGCACGTCACCGTCGTGCGGTTCGTCGACGGCAAGGCCGGCAGCGAGGAGCAGTCCGAGGTGACGCTGCGCCCCTCCAACACCAAGAACGCCGACCGGAGCTACACGTTCTCGACGGCCATCGTCGACACCCGCAAGGAGAAG GAGCtggacgaggcggcggtggcggagttCCGGCAGAGGATGGGGTCCCTTGTGCGATTCGAGGAGCGGGTGGTGGTGGGCAACATGATCGAGGAGGTGGTGTCGATCGGGAAGAGCAGGGAGTACGGCCTGGTGGTCGTCGGCAAGGGCCGGCTGCCGTCGCCGATGGTGGCGCAGCTCGCCGTCCGCCCGGCGGAGCACCCGGAGCTCGGGCCCATCGGCGACGCGCTCGCGTCGTCCTGCCACGGAGTAATGTCGTCGGTGCTCGTGGTGCAGCAGCACGACATGAGCAACGCCGACGAGGTGCCGGTCTCCGTCGTCGTCGATGGCCACGCTCACGACGGCGAGTTCGCCAAGGACATGGCCGAGCCGTAA
- the LOC117848097 gene encoding actin-depolymerizing factor 7 → MANAASGMAVDDECKLRFLELKAKRTHRFIIYKIDEKKKMVVVEKVGEPVLNYDDFAATLPANECRYAIFDYDFVTEENCQKSKIFFIAWSPDTARVRSKMIYASSKERFKRELDGIQVELQATDSAEVGLDVIQGRAN, encoded by the exons ATG GCGAACGCAGCATCCGGGATGGCCGTGGATGACGAGTGCAAGCTCCGATTCCTGGAGTTAAAGGCCAAGAGGACCCACCGCTTCATCATCTACAAGATAgacgagaagaagaagatggtcgTGGTGGAGAAGGTCGGCGAACCCGTGCTGAACTACGACGACTTCGCTGCAACCCTCCCTGCGAATGAGTGCAGATACGCCATCTTCGACTACGATTTCGTGACCGAGGAGAACTGCCAGAAGAGCAAGATTTTCTTCATCGCATG GTCTCCTGATACCGCGCGCGTGAGGAGCAAGATGATCTATGCGAGCTCCAAGGAGAGGTTCAAGCGGGAGCTGGATGGCATCCAGGTGGAGCTTCAGGCTACCGATTCCGCTGAGGTTGGTCTTGACGTGATCCAAGGCCGTGCAAACTGA